One part of the Tunicatimonas pelagia genome encodes these proteins:
- a CDS encoding DUF779 domain-containing protein, whose translation MTERVTVTEKAKETIDQLRAEHGELMFHQSGGCCDGSSPMCFPDGELMLNETDVWLGKIHGCEFYMSQDQFEYWKHTQLTVDVTPGRGASFSLEIPLGLRFVIKSRLFTEEEQEQLRPIQLGVN comes from the coding sequence ATGACTGAGCGCGTTACCGTTACCGAAAAGGCGAAAGAAACGATTGACCAACTGCGGGCAGAACACGGTGAGCTGATGTTCCACCAGAGTGGTGGCTGCTGCGATGGCTCGTCGCCCATGTGTTTTCCTGATGGTGAGCTTATGCTCAACGAAACTGACGTTTGGTTAGGCAAAATTCACGGCTGTGAATTTTACATGTCGCAAGATCAATTTGAGTACTGGAAACACACCCAGCTCACGGTAGATGTTACCCCAGGACGCGGCGCAAGTTTTTCGCTGGAGATTCCTCTAGGGCTTCGCTTCGTTATCAAATCCCGCCTATTTACCGAAGAAGAGCAAGAGCAGCTTCGGCCAATACAATTAGGGGTTAACTAG